In Perca fluviatilis chromosome 3, GENO_Pfluv_1.0, whole genome shotgun sequence, the following proteins share a genomic window:
- the LOC120556493 gene encoding uncharacterized protein LOC120556493, which translates to MKMAEKGPGMATLTFTSIIVCAVLLAQGSPEKTGGGKQDQGDAILKEIISKWSTGSGWKPQKAPPETNQDQSVHPWVRNIMGSLKTLGLFPSKNLPSLNKPIDRHRLSGFLYNISLYLQEMGAELEEEPAEPDQEQLWEKVLHYFLQSEGSAALNQWNGRVPPRPSVRVQDWFLSLRGSPHWDWLLGLLQSLISLSERQPHRPLLTFLTQNWRTVSAVFEAALQALLSGTYGQASAGLQGFICALKGRSDCAFSVSWLQQLLLFLETRNWKPVVSLHPAGEALQLAS; encoded by the exons ATGAAGATGGCTGAGAAAGGGCCAGGTATGGCCACTCTTACATTCACAAGCATCATAGTTTGTGCTGTTTTACTGGCACAAGGATCCCCTGAGAAGACAG GAGGTGGTAAACAGGACCAGGGAGACGCCATTCTTAAGGAGATCATTTCAAAATGGAGTACAGGAAGTGGTTGGAAACCTCAGAAAGCTCCTCCAGAAACAAACCAAGACCAGTCTGTGCACCCTTGGGTGAGGAATATCATGGGGAGCCTAAAAACACTCGGCCTATTTCCCAGCAAGAACCTGCCTTCATTAAACAAGCCAATTGACAGGCACCGTCTCTCTGGCTTCCTCTACAACATCTCTCTCTACCTCCAAGAGATGGGtgcagagctggaggaggaaCCGGCAGAGCCAGACCAGGAGCAGCTGTGGGAGAAGGTGCTGCATTACTTTCTCCAGTCTGAAGGGAGTGCTGCGCTGAACCAGTGGAACGGCCGGGTGCCACCCCGACCCAGTGTCAGAGTGCAGGACTGGTTTTTGTCCCTGCGGGGCAGCCCCCACTGGGACTGGCTCCTGGGGCTGCTGCAGAGTCTGATCAGTCTATCAGAGCGTCAGCCCCACAGACCCCTCTTAACTTTCTTAACTCAGAACTGGAGGACAGTAAGCGCTGTGTTTGAAGCTGCGCTGCAGGCTCTGCTCAGTGGGACCTATGGTCAGGCCAGTGCAGGCCTGCAGGGCTTTATCTGTGCTCTAAAAGGTCGTAGTGACTGTGCCTTCAGTGTAAGCTGGCTTCAGCAGCTGCTGCTTTTCCTAGAAACACGCAACTGGAAGCCTGTGGTCAGTTTACACCCAGCAGGGGAAG CCCTTCAGCTTGCCTCCTGA